In a single window of the Candidatus Methylomirabilota bacterium genome:
- a CDS encoding alpha/beta hydrolase has translation MPKVRVGQIELFYEEEGQGDPVVWIHGLGIDHQVWALQISTFAQHFRCLAFDNRDTGESDRSPDRYTMKTLVDDTIGLMDALAIDKAHIVGLSMGGAIAQELAITHPARVNRLVLVSTYTSSDRRGADVLNSFALMRTRFSPEEYARATMPWVFSYDEYQIPGLVDLAIARFEDDPHFPSADVYTRQVEAALSHFSEDRLSRIATPTLIVAGNEDLMTPMRFTRTLHERIPGAKLAVIPGAGHALILTRAGEFNRLTLSFLQEP, from the coding sequence ATGCCAAAGGTACGGGTCGGGCAGATCGAGCTGTTCTATGAGGAAGAGGGCCAGGGTGACCCGGTCGTCTGGATCCACGGGCTTGGTATCGATCACCAGGTCTGGGCGCTCCAGATCTCGACATTTGCCCAGCATTTTCGATGCCTCGCGTTCGATAACCGCGATACCGGCGAAAGCGACCGCTCTCCGGACAGGTATACGATGAAGACGCTGGTCGATGATACCATCGGCCTGATGGATGCACTGGCCATCGACAAGGCCCATATCGTCGGCCTGTCCATGGGCGGAGCGATCGCCCAGGAGTTGGCGATCACCCATCCTGCCAGGGTCAACCGATTGGTCCTGGTCTCGACCTATACCTCGTCCGATCGGCGCGGAGCCGACGTACTCAACTCATTCGCGCTGATGCGGACCCGCTTCAGCCCCGAGGAGTACGCGCGGGCGACCATGCCGTGGGTCTTCTCCTATGACGAGTATCAGATTCCGGGCCTGGTCGATTTGGCCATTGCCCGCTTCGAGGATGACCCACACTTTCCGTCGGCAGATGTCTATACCCGGCAGGTCGAGGCGGCGCTCAGCCACTTCAGCGAAGATCGCCTGAGCCGGATCGCGACGCCGACCCTGATTGTCGCCGGCAACGAAGACCTCATGACCCCGATGCGGTTCACCAGGACGCTCCACGAACGGATCCCCGGCGCCAAGCTGGCCGTGATCCCCGGCGCCGGCCACGCCTTAATTCTCACCCGCGCCGGCGAGTTCAACCGCCTCACCCTCTCTTTCCTTCAGGAACCCTGA